From the Halorhabdus utahensis DSM 12940 genome, one window contains:
- a CDS encoding sugar kinase codes for MPSLITVGETPLRLSPPGNRRFVGSETVQLTATGTESNVAIAAAALGADATWASKLPSTQLGKRVVSELREYGVETDVAWTESGRVGLEFRQPGVPPREPVIIHDRDGATAGSMTPADIPMDDVEAADGVFVAGSSAALSETAAETVAAVLRASGSDNGLSVFELDYRPRLWDAEDARETLTPMLEHVDVLIANENQLRTVFGRTGDPREAAHGVASKWDIDLLAMTRGEHGALVIDDSVVHEIESVEAETVDAAGQHDAFSGAFVAQLLAGDRPDAALSHAVAAATLTRTTPGPIPAFDRTDVESLVEQLE; via the coding sequence ATGCCTTCTCTCATCACGGTCGGGGAAACGCCGCTCAGGCTGAGTCCGCCGGGGAACCGCAGATTTGTCGGCAGTGAGACCGTCCAGCTGACGGCAACGGGAACGGAAAGTAACGTGGCGATTGCGGCGGCTGCCCTGGGTGCGGACGCGACCTGGGCGTCGAAACTCCCGTCGACGCAACTGGGCAAACGGGTCGTCAGCGAACTCAGGGAATACGGCGTCGAGACCGACGTGGCCTGGACGGAAAGCGGCCGGGTCGGACTCGAATTCCGCCAGCCCGGCGTCCCGCCGAGAGAGCCGGTTATCATCCACGACCGCGACGGGGCGACGGCCGGTTCGATGACGCCCGCGGACATCCCGATGGACGACGTCGAGGCGGCCGATGGCGTCTTCGTCGCCGGGAGTTCGGCAGCCCTCTCGGAGACGGCAGCCGAGACGGTCGCCGCCGTCCTCAGGGCCAGTGGGAGCGACAACGGACTGTCAGTGTTCGAACTCGATTATCGCCCGCGCCTCTGGGACGCCGAAGACGCCCGCGAGACGCTGACCCCCATGCTCGAACACGTTGATGTCCTGATCGCCAACGAAAACCAGTTGCGAACGGTGTTCGGACGGACAGGTGATCCCCGGGAAGCAGCTCACGGCGTCGCCTCCAAGTGGGATATCGATCTGCTCGCAATGACTCGTGGCGAACATGGAGCACTCGTCATCGACGACAGCGTCGTCCACGAGATCGAGAGTGTCGAAGCCGAGACGGTCGACGCTGCCGGCCAGCACGACGCCTTCAGTGGCGCGTTCGTCGCCCAACTGCTCGCCGGTGATCGACCGGACGCGGCACTCTCACACGCGGTCGCCGCAGCGACGCTGACACGCACGACACCCGGACCGATCCCCGCGTTCGATCGGACGGACGTCGAGAGCCTCGTCGAACAGCTCGAGTAA